The DNA window CCCCAACGCCGCCGAGCTCGCCGAGTTCTCCGCCAAGCTCGTCGCCAACCGCGAACTCCCCAAGCACATCAAAGACGACATCCTTGGATTCCCAAAGAACGTCCACCCGATGGCGGTGCTGCGCAGCGTCACGAGCGAACTCTCGTTCTACTACGGCGATACCGAAGATGCGTCGCACGAGGCGAACATCAACAAGGGTATTCGGATGGCCGCCCAGCTTCCGTTGATCGTTGCGTATTACGACGCACACCGTAACGGTCGCCCGTTACCCGAGCAGAACCCGAAGCTCGGCCATGCAGCCAACTTCCTGTATATGCTGCTCGGCAAAGAACAAGATGAGCGCATTGTGAAGATGTTCGACGCCGCGCTCACGCTTCACGCCGACCACGAGTTCAACGCCTCCACCTTCACCTGCCGCGTTATCGCCTCCACCCTCTCCGATCTCTACTCCGCGGTCACAGGCGCCATCGGCGCGCTCAAAGGACCGCTTCACGGTGGTGCCAATGAGCAGGTCATGCGCATGCTGCTGAAGATCACTGACCCGACACGCGCACGCGAGTGGGTCATGGATGCCCTTGCACGCAAAGAGAAGATCATGGGCTTCGGTCACCGCGTCTATCGCACCGAAGATCCGCGCGCCACGCACCTGCGCAAGTTCAGCCAGGAAATGGGCGAGCGCACCGGTCAGCCGCAGTGGTACCAGATGAGCCGCGACATCGAAGAGCTCATTCTCAAAGAGAAGAAGCTCTACCCGAACGTGGACTTCTACTCAGCGAGCACGTACTACCTCATGGGCATCCCGCTCGACCTCTACACCCCGATCTTCGCGATGAGCCGCGTCTCGGGTTGGGTCGCGCACGCCCTCGAGCAGTACTCGAACAACCGCATCATCCGCCCTGCAGCCGATTACACCGGCCCGGTGGACCTCGCCTGGAAGCCGGCGAACGAGCGGTAACCGCTGAGCAAATAGTATTTGCACCAAGAGGCGCTGCACGAGAGTGTAGCGCCTCTGTTGTTTCTGATCGCGCTGTAACCTTTCGTCCACGTGCGTGTCTTATATTCGGCTGTAGATGCAACGGCTTCGGACCATCATATTCATAATAGCTCTCCTCGAATGCGCCGGGGCAGTGAGCCATGCGCAACTCTCGGGGTTCGATCCCGCATGTTTTTTCCCGCAGTTCGGGGTGCCCGATGAGTACGATACCATTATGGGGTCGAAGGCGTACCAACATCTTGGTGACAATCTCCGTACCCTGCCACCACTCAAAGGTCAGTCGTACAGCCGATTGTTGATGAGCGGGATCCCGAAGCACAGTCCGTTCATTTCATCGATCGAGACAGGACCGAACTTCGATCTCCACCATTTGAATGTGACGAAGGATTACAGTTCAACTGTCTATCAGTGGCCAAACGACGGTGCGGGTAACCGATACACGTTCGGTCACTTCCACAATTCTTCACAGTTGGACATGATGGCGTATGCAGGGTATGGTTATTCTGCGGTGATCTATTGGGCCGACGAGAATGGTGAGTATGACTCCAGTCGTTCAACGATCCTTGCACCGGACCGCATGGATACTCTTGTCTTCCCCGGTGAAAGTGACCTCTTCATGCCGTTCGTAGGGCATCTATCATCGGATACGGTAGATGATGCGATCGTCGCATTGACGGTCTTTCCATCCAGACAAGCACACCCATATGTTCTGGCACACTTCAGAGGCGGTGAGCAACTCTATCAGAGCGGCAAGAGGGCCATGTGGAACGACACTGCACAGTGGACCGGTCGGGTGGGTACCGATAGCACCCATAGAACCTACGGAGCACGCACGCAAACAATTTCCGCCGACTTTCGAGGTGTAGGAAGAAACGATTGCGTAGCCACTGACGACTGGGGTAATTTTTTCTACTACCGCAACGATCCTCCATTCAATATCCGGACGTTTGAACAGGCGATCGAACGAGATACCCTGCTCCGATATGACACATACTCCCTCTACCAACAGCCATTCCCCCTCGGCTATAGTACTCCGGTGAGCTTTCTTGCCATGCAAGCCTTCCCAAAGAAGAATGGCGATCGTTCGTTCGATCTGCTTTCGGCGCCGAGCGTTGGCAGTGACAGCGAGTCGCGCAGTGGCATTTGCCTCTTCCGCGGTGGCCCAAACTTCGGTGATAAGAGGTTATACTATGATTCGGCCGATTACCTGATCCGCCATCCGGGATATTATGATTTCAATTTCGTCGGGATTCAAGGGTGGCCTGGGACGGGTGGAAATCTCGGGGATCTTACCGGGACCGGAAATAATGTTCTTGTTACGGGTGGTGGGGTGTTAGGCTCTGGATTCTTAGCATTCTATGTCACTGGCACAGCATTGGATGACCAGATCGATATGTTTTCTTCCTATTTGCACGGAGCCGGTTGGTATGACACTATCAGAGCATCGAGCAAAGATATCCCGATGTTCATCAAGAGTACCCCATGGGCTGAGTCGAGTGAACAATCAGGAAATGGTATCTATGAGACTGGCGGCGTCCAGTTGCTGCGCGGAGCAAGCAAAATACCAGTTCGAGAGAATCCGAAATGGAGTGCTGTCAAGACGCCGGTCACCGATAACGGTCATATAGAGGTATTCCCGAATCCGGCTTCGAAGTTTATGAATGTCTCGTTCACGAGCGCATCGTCCGAGCAGGTGGTCTTTACACTGTACGATATTCTTGGCAGGATGGTCTTCGCCGAGCATCGAATGATACTCGACGGCAGGCAGACGATGCATCTCGATCTGCCGATACTTGCGGCGGGGACGTATGAGCTGATCGTTGCGGGTGCACACGTTTCTCAGCGCAGCAAGTTGGTTGTGACGCAGCAGTGATGCGTCGGTGAGTGTCGGCAGGACTCGCCACCAATCGGCGTATCTTTGTATCCACTATATGGATATATTCATAGGCCTGCTGCTGGTGGCGCTGTTCGTGGCGCTCAATGGGTTCTTTGTGGCGGCGGAGTTTGCCATTATCAAAGTACGCGGCGCGCAGCTTGGCGAATTGCTCAAGCGCAACGACCGGCGCGCCAAAGAACTCGAGCAGATCATCGCGCATCTCGACCGCTACCTCAGCGCGACACAGGTCGGCATCACGCTCATCTCGCTTGCCCTCGGCTGGCTGGGCGAACCCGTCATGACCGCTCTGGTACATCCGATCTTCTCGTTCGTCGCACCGAACTCCGAGATTTCGCACACCCTCAGCGCCGTCATCGGCTTTACGCTCCTGACATCGGTGCACATCATCTTCGGCGAACTGCTGCCGAAGTCGCTCGCGATCAATTTTGAGAAGAAGGTCGCGCTGTCGGTCTCGCGACCGCTGAAGTGGTTCTATACGCTCTTTCGGTATCCGATCCGATTGCTCAATCTTGCCTTCGTCGGCATCTCGAAGCTCATCGGCTTGCCGACAACCATCGGCGGCGAAGCGCAGACCGAAGAAGAGCTTCGCCATGCCATACTCGACTCCGCGAAGCGCGGCGTCGTCAGCGAGACGGAATCCGAGATGATCGAATCGGTCTTCGAGTTCAGCGAGACGGCCATTCGCGAGATCATGGTCCACCGCTCGGATGTGGTCGGTATCGACATCGAGTCGGACCCGCGCGATCTGTTCCGCATCATCGAGTCTGAAGGATTTTCACGGTTGCCAGTGTTTCGCGGCTCGCTCGACGAAGTGCTCGGTGTGCTGTACGTAAAAGATCTGCTGCCGAACTTCAGCCAGCTCGAGCGGCTCACAATCCCGAGCCAAAATGCCAGCGCCGAGTTTGTCAAGCTGATCGAGCGCGTGATGCGCCCGGCGAAGTATGTTAGCGAGACGCAGCCGATCTCGGAGTTGATGCGCGAATTCCGTCGCTCCCGGACCCACATCGCCATTGTCGTCAGCGAACATGGGGGTGTCGAGGGAATCGTCACACTCGAAGATATTCTCGAAGAGTTGGTCGGCGAGATTCAGGACGAGTCGGACGTACCTGCCGACGAACGAAACGTCATCGAGATCGGCGATGCGATCTATATCGATCCGAGCATGAATGTAACAGATTTCAATGAACGATTCCACGACCGCTACCCGAGCATTCCGGAAAGTCCCGATTACCAAACGATCTCCGGGTTCATTCAAAAGGAATCGGGCCGCATTCCGAATGTTGGCGACGTCATCGAAGCCGGCGGCATGCGGTTCATCGTGAAACGAAAACTGCGCCACCGTCTCGAACAGGTAAAAATCGAGCAGGTCGCCGGCGCCACCACGAGCGTATGATCCGCGAGCTTCGCGAACGGTTCAACCGTGAGTATCGCGACGAAACGTATCGCGCGGTCTGTGCGTCGCTCGAATCGGCTAGCGGTACTGCGATCGAATTTCGCATCGCCGAGACGCCGCTCTTCATCCCCAACGATGTCGCAGCGCGTGTTGCACGACTTGCCGAAGAGATCCTGCTGCGTGCTGCATCTCACGAGTTACAGCGCGTCGGCGAAACGGCAATCCCCGCTGAGTGGCGCTATGCCGGCGAGACCGAGAAGCCGCTCTTCGCTGCTGTCGATTTCGCCATTACCGGGAGTATCGAAGCGCCGGAATTCAAGTTGATCGAATTACAGGGATTTCCTTCGCTCTATCATTATCAGCCGCTCTTCAGTGCGACACTTCGCGACGCGTACGATTTGCCTGCATCGATGAACGGGATGTTCGATCCCGCCTTTGGATTGGAAAGATATTATCATGTGCTTCACAGCGCAATCGTAGCGGACGAGGATCCGAACGAAGTCGTGTTGCTCGAGGTCGATCCGCATCATCAAAAGACTCGATGCGATTTTTATCTCGCCGCAACACAGCACGGCATTCGTATTGTCGATATTCGCGATGTCTTCGCTGTCGGCAACGAGCTGTTCTATAGAGATAATAACGGAGTACGCCGACGCATTCGCCGAATCTATAACCGATCGATCGTCGATGAGTTGGCGAGGAAACAGGTCGCACTGCAATTTGATGTTACGCGGGCGTACACTGTCACTTGGGCGGGACATCCGAATTGGTATTTCCGGATATCGAAGACACTCTTACCGCATTTGGTCGGGACCAACGAGGCAGTACCGAATGCGTTTTACCTCGACGGAGCCGATCATGCATCGCTCGATCTTTCGCGATACGTGCTCAAGCCGCTCTTCTCATTTGCAGGTCTGGGGGTGAATGTACATCCGACAGCGGAGGACATCGATCGCATCCCTTCCGCCGAGCGACACAACTGGCTGCTACAGGAGAAGGTTGATTATGCCGACATTATTCACACGCCGGCAGGCGACGGGGTCCGCGCCGAGCTGCGTGCATTGCTAGTGTGGCTACCCGAATGGGCATCTCCGAAAGCAATGCACACGCTCGTGCGCCTGACTCGGGGGAAAATGATCGGGGTCGATTTCAACAAAGGCCTCGATTGGGTCGGCTCGAGTTGCGGGCTCGTGTCTGCATAGCTCAGAGCTCGATCGCGGCACCAAGCGAGGTCGTGAACGCGCGAGTCAGTCCATCGACATTCACATCGCGCAGGTTGACCGGGAAACCGGCAGTCGCAGTCGCCGACAGCCATCCGGTAATCGCGACACGGCTCTTGAGCAAGACATCGAGCTGTACCTTATCCGTCCCAGCAACATCGACGAATGACTTGGTCTGGGAGAGAGGATCGAGCACACTGGTCTGTTCGAGCTGTTTGATCGCCAGCAGATTTAATCCGACGTCGAATCCGTCGCCGCGGTAGGTATAGCCGCCGCTCAGAACGAAGAGATCGCCTTGCTTGAGTTGGGTCAGTTCGTTTGCATTTCGTCCGCCGCTGATCTGGTATGCAATACCGAAGTTCAGCGCTTTCGAGATCGCATCGAGTTGAATGAGGTAATCGTTCGTCCCGATTCCACTCTGGTATGCCTGCGGCAGATGCGACTGGTTCACGCTACCGGTGGCGAAACGGCCGCCAACGCCAAGCGAGAATTGCGCGCCGAAAAGCTTCACGAGCTTTTTATCGACAACGACCATCAGATCGCCGACACCGGTCACCGAGCCGAGCAAGCCGTTCTGCTGATTGACCGGAATACTGGCCCAGACGAGCCAGCCGTCGAGCACTTCGGCTTCGCCGGAGAGTATAAAGGAGTAATAGTGCATGTCACGTTGTGTGGAGTCGCCGCTTTGGCCGCTGTTTCCATACACATACGTGAGCGCAACCGATTCGTAGCGGCGGTCCCGGATCTGGGCTTCCATCGAGCTCATGCCCGCATCGGACGATTGCGCGAAACTTGCCGTGGGGAGCAATACGGCAGTCGCGATTGCCAACATGATGAGAGAGCGTTTCATATTCGTATTGCCTTTCCACATGAACGTACCGTCGAATGAAAACATTTGTTACAAGACTGCGACGTGAATTGTTATTAATGCTATGAATAGCAGGATCTTAGAGACACTCTACGAACGCCCCGATTTCCCGATCAGCCCCGAGGACAAGAAGATCCTCGACTTTTTCGCCGAGTACCTCGACCACGGCTCGCTCTTTCTGCTGAAGTTCGAACCCGGCGACGATCCGCGCTTTACCTTCACTAACGACGCGCAGCATTATCACTTCCGGCTCAGCGAAATCAGGCAGTACTATAAACAAATGAAATCGGGGATCGCGATGGATTGGGAGAACATCCCGTTCGAATACATTACGAGGTCTTAACGCTTGCCGAGACGCATGAAGACGCGCAGGTACTTATCGGTGTACGATACTTCCATCGTTCCGTCTTCATTTTCCCACCGACGGTACACGACGCTTTGATCCTTCGTGATGACGCCGCGGCCGAACGATCGCTCCAGATATTCCGGGATGAGGCTGCGTAGATTCAGATAGTGGTCGCCAGAAAGCGGATGAAAATTCACCACGATCGTGCGAACACGATTATGGAGCATCTCCAGCCGAAGGTACGCAGGTTCACCAAAGACGCGCACACTATCAGATTCCAGGAGGCTCAGAGAATCGACTTTCAACGTCCGCGTCCGCATCGCGATCTTATGCATTATTTGTATTGCGGAGTCGGCTGGCATGGCGACATGTAAGCCAACGACAGCCGGACGAGGAGGAATATAGTTCGCGGACGGTTTTCTGCGAGGCGCACTTACCAAACCCGATGCGCATGCAACGAGAAGCACAAACACAAGCAGTTGCATGCGGTGGATCATCGGTTAAAATCGTTGCTTCACATGTAAGAGCTTATCGTATTTCACTGCCATGTACTCGACGGTCTTTGCATCGGCCGAGATACCCAGCCGGCCGATTCGATCGTAGATCGTCGAGCGTTTCCCCCCGGCAACGACATAGATCTTCTCATGGCTATCGCTCGTCGCATACGCGATCGTTCGTTCATCGTTCGACCACCGTATCACCATAAATTCACCTACCGAGCCGATCTTCTTGCCATCGAGATACAACGAGATCCCGTTTCCTTCCTGAACTGTCCAGGCAATGTGTTCTCCCGACGGGCTCATAAACAATCGCCACGAGCTTTCATACGGTCCGGCGATGATATTCCCGTCTTTAACCACAACACTCCGGTTGCTGGCGGAGCCCGTTGTAGTATCGCTCGCGAAATATACGATGTGTTTTCCTTGTGGAGCGATCAGAATATCCTTGATCCACCGACTATAGAGTTGTCGTTTGCCACCATACACTATATATTGCAGTGTGGTGTCGTGTTTCTTATTAATATACGATGTGCTGTAGAGTGTTGCAACATTACGCAGCATAAAATCGAAGTCGCGGCCATCGAGACCGTAGTCCTGAAATCGTAGATCGGGTGAGAACCGCATCACAAGCGGTTCGTTCTTGATAATGATCGGGTCGTCGGTTGCGCGCTGAAAGAGCGTCTGCTTACCGTTAGGTGTGATGAGGTTCTCGTCACGCCCATCGCGCGAGCGGTATGCCCACGTCGAGGCATCGGGACTGAACGTGAACATTTTTGGATTCGGATTGCCGCTCGCTACAACTCTACCATCGACGACCGCCAGATCGCGGGGCGGCTCCTGCTTCACATTCGATGCCGGCATCAACGCGGCCCAATGATCGCCCTGCTGGCTGAAATAGAGCATGTCATGATCGGCATGGACACTCAATACCGAGTCCGAGGTTTTTTTGCCGACATCGTGCCGGAACACGGTCGTCGTCGATGTATTAAAGCTCTGTTGATCGAAGGTATGCGTAATCCCCATCCAGATCATGTACTTGCCATTCGGCGAGATCTGCGTCGAAAGTGGCGAGAACTGGCTGTATTGTGTTTCGTTATGCACACCATTGATCGTAATGGTTTTGTTCACGCCGAAGACATCGACGGCAAACCATAACGACCCATCCGCAACTGCATCGAAGAGCTCGACCGGACGCGCGACATCAAAGGTGTACACGACATCCTGTTTAACCTCCGCATTCGGCAGCGTGGGTTCGGCACCCTTCGTCGGAGTCTGCCGCACCTGCGCGTTCAACGCACCGGCTGATAGAAGAAACAGCGATAACAACCGTACAATGCGCATCAATATTTTCTCCGCAATTTCTTGATCTCCCCGTCGAGACTGCCGGACATGAACGTTAGCTGCGTTGCCAGGTCCTTCGTGATCGAACGACGATCGAACCGGCTGACGAACGATTCGTCCACAGCCCGATCAAGCGCTCCGCGCTTCCAGCGGTCGAACAATTCCAGGATTGCTTTCTTGATCGCCCCAACATCGTCCGGCTCCGCAAGCATCGCATTGCCGTACTCAAGTAGTTGGCGTTCGGTATGGCTCTGCTTCGGTACCAGACCGAGGATCGGTTTATGCGTCCCGAAGTATTCGTACAACTTGCCCGGCGCCGAGAGGTCGTCCGACATGGTCATCCACAGCACGTCGCTTGCAAGTAAGTGCGCGACGCTTTCGAGATGCGGGACGTATCCTTGCTCTGCAAGCAAATGCTCGATCTTCATCTTCTTCGCGAGCTTGCGATACTCCTTCTGCAACACCCCGACGAAGTTCAACTCTACGACCGACGCAAGCTCCGGTTTCTCGGCGATGGCCTCGCGAACCGCTTCGAACACCGCTTTGGGGGAGCGACCGACATAGAACGCCCCGGCATACGTCAAACGAAACACCTCCGGTTGGCGAAGCGCGTTCGCCAGCGGAATGGCCCGAGCAATATCGTCGGCATCGAATCCTTGCGAGAGAATCGTGACGTCATTCCAGTCCAGAAAGAGATAGTTCTCGAGCAGGATCTCCTTCATCCGCCGGTTCGCCGTGGTGATCGACGAACTGGCGCGGATGACATCGTACTCCATCTGCCGTGCTTTCTTGCGGTGGAACGGTGTCAGGTAGAAGTTCAGGACCGGGTTATCGACCCAGCCGTCACGATAGTCGATTAAGTACGGTACGTTATAACGCGCCTGCAACTCGCGGGCGACAAGAAAGTCGGTATAGGGCGGTGCCGTCGAGAAGATCGCATCGATCTGATGTTCTTCGAATATCTGTTCTGCGGTCTTGAGCGCAATATCTTTCCATCCGATGCGCGAATCGGGCTGACGGAAGATTTGGACCAGCTTCGTGCGTAGTCGCTGCCAATTCTGGCGGGGCAACTTCAGTACCCGTCCGCTCTTTTGTGCACGCTTGATCGACGGATCGGCTTCGGTCCGGTACACGGTGACATTCTGTGCCCGGATCTCTTCTTCGAGATCCTGCATCAACGAGTCGTCGAACGCATAGTACGGCGTATCGACCGGCGTCGTCAGCACGATGGGTTTCCAGCCGAACTGGGGTAGGTACTTGACGAATTTCAGTGTACGTTGCACGCCGGACAACC is part of the Bacteroidota bacterium genome and encodes:
- a CDS encoding citrate synthase (catalyzes the formation of citrate from acetyl-CoA and oxaloacetate), translated to MKAPTTNGTTVVPQKAGLEDIIAGTSNICFLDGKRGILAYYGYDIHDLVKGSFEETIYLLWFGKLPNAAELAEFSAKLVANRELPKHIKDDILGFPKNVHPMAVLRSVTSELSFYYGDTEDASHEANINKGIRMAAQLPLIVAYYDAHRNGRPLPEQNPKLGHAANFLYMLLGKEQDERIVKMFDAALTLHADHEFNASTFTCRVIASTLSDLYSAVTGAIGALKGPLHGGANEQVMRMLLKITDPTRAREWVMDALARKEKIMGFGHRVYRTEDPRATHLRKFSQEMGERTGQPQWYQMSRDIEELILKEKKLYPNVDFYSASTYYLMGIPLDLYTPIFAMSRVSGWVAHALEQYSNNRIIRPAADYTGPVDLAWKPANER
- a CDS encoding T9SS type A sorting domain-containing protein, coding for MSHAQLSGFDPACFFPQFGVPDEYDTIMGSKAYQHLGDNLRTLPPLKGQSYSRLLMSGIPKHSPFISSIETGPNFDLHHLNVTKDYSSTVYQWPNDGAGNRYTFGHFHNSSQLDMMAYAGYGYSAVIYWADENGEYDSSRSTILAPDRMDTLVFPGESDLFMPFVGHLSSDTVDDAIVALTVFPSRQAHPYVLAHFRGGEQLYQSGKRAMWNDTAQWTGRVGTDSTHRTYGARTQTISADFRGVGRNDCVATDDWGNFFYYRNDPPFNIRTFEQAIERDTLLRYDTYSLYQQPFPLGYSTPVSFLAMQAFPKKNGDRSFDLLSAPSVGSDSESRSGICLFRGGPNFGDKRLYYDSADYLIRHPGYYDFNFVGIQGWPGTGGNLGDLTGTGNNVLVTGGGVLGSGFLAFYVTGTALDDQIDMFSSYLHGAGWYDTIRASSKDIPMFIKSTPWAESSEQSGNGIYETGGVQLLRGASKIPVRENPKWSAVKTPVTDNGHIEVFPNPASKFMNVSFTSASSEQVVFTLYDILGRMVFAEHRMILDGRQTMHLDLPILAAGTYELIVAGAHVSQRSKLVVTQQ
- a CDS encoding HlyC/CorC family transporter; this translates as MDIFIGLLLVALFVALNGFFVAAEFAIIKVRGAQLGELLKRNDRRAKELEQIIAHLDRYLSATQVGITLISLALGWLGEPVMTALVHPIFSFVAPNSEISHTLSAVIGFTLLTSVHIIFGELLPKSLAINFEKKVALSVSRPLKWFYTLFRYPIRLLNLAFVGISKLIGLPTTIGGEAQTEEELRHAILDSAKRGVVSETESEMIESVFEFSETAIREIMVHRSDVVGIDIESDPRDLFRIIESEGFSRLPVFRGSLDEVLGVLYVKDLLPNFSQLERLTIPSQNASAEFVKLIERVMRPAKYVSETQPISELMREFRRSRTHIAIVVSEHGGVEGIVTLEDILEELVGEIQDESDVPADERNVIEIGDAIYIDPSMNVTDFNERFHDRYPSIPESPDYQTISGFIQKESGRIPNVGDVIEAGGMRFIVKRKLRHRLEQVKIEQVAGATTSV